The following DNA comes from Deltaproteobacteria bacterium.
TCGTCATAGTCCGACGCCAGCCCGGGGTTCGGGGGCGCGACGTGGTGCACGTGAATCAGGTCCCGATAGAAGCCTAGCGCGCCGCTCGCCTCGGGCCGGTCGACGAAGATCTGGCCCCGTCGCGGGTCGAGGAGGTCACCGTCCAGACCCCAGAGCACGGGGAGAAACCAGTAGCTCTCGGCTCGGACGTAGAAGCCCCACCGCGCGACGCGCGCCGGCGTGAAGCCTTCCTCCCCGGGGTGCCGACCCCGCTCGTCGGTCGTCAGCTTTCGGGCGGTTTCGACCAGCTCGGAGAGTGTCCGCGGGGGCTGTGCAATGAGGCGCCGATTGTAAAGAAGCGCGAGCCCGTCGAGGCTGGCCGGCAGGGCCCAGCGCTGTCCCCGATAGCGCGCCAGGGCCCGCGCCACCGGCTCGTACGCCGTCTCGCCGGGGATGGAGCTGGGGGCTGCCCGGACGAGTCCGCGCTCGACCAGCTCGGGCAACCACGGCAGCTCGGCCCGGAAGAGGTCCGGTGCACCGGGGCCGCAGCCCTCCACGGCTCGGAGGAAGCTCGCCTGCGCGCGAGAGAAGGGCACGATGGTGGACCAGATGCGGACCCCAGGATGGGCCTCGCGCACCCGCTCGAGCACGCGGTTGAAGGTGCCGGTCTCCTCGGTGTTGAAGGTGTGCCAGACGGTGAGCTCGACCGCGGGGGGCGAAACGACCGCCTTCTTTCCACAGCCGAGCACCGCGGTCCCGACGAGCAAGAGAGCGCAAGAGCCCGGGCACCGCATGCGGGCTGCATAGTACCGCGCGGGCCGGGAAGTCAAACGCCGTCGGCGGGGCGTCCTGCCGAGCCCGCCCCCGGCCGACGCGGAGGTCAGAAGCGCAGGCTCACTCCCAGGTTGACCTGCACCCCTATCGACCGGTCGGGCATCGCGGCCTGCTGCACGTCGGCGTAGTAGGCCGCCGGCTCGGCGCTGTCGTGGCGGAACACGCCGTAGGCCCGCACGTCCCCCGTGAGGGCCACCCAGCGCGAGAGGAGCAGCTCCGCCCCCACGCCGCCCTGGAGCCCGAACTCGGCGAAGGTCTGCTCCGTCTTCAGGTTGGGCAGGTCGAAGCGCAACCGCGTGGCCACCACCCGGACACCGCCCAGCAGGAACAGATTGAACCGGCCGCGCGGGATCAGGTAAAGGAGGCCCGACGCCTGCACCGGCACCGAGAAACGACGGACGCCCCCGTCGAGGAGCCGCGACCCCGTGACATCCGCGGCGAGCTCCACGCCCCAGCGATAATCCCGGTACCGGAGGTGCGCGCCGGCCCCACCGAGGTAGACCCCCTCGTCGAGGATGCGCTGATTCGTGGTCAGGGCCGTGGCATGCACGCCGAGGGACCACCGTGGAGGCCCGGAGTAGTAGCTATAGGCCTCGGGGCCCTGCTGATAGTACCAATACGCGCGCTGGGTCTCGTACGTGTATGTGTAATAGCGCGGCACGTACACCGGGGGAGGAACGTAGACCGGCGCGACGCGCAGGCGCACGGAGGGGTAGATCACGGGCGGAGGTGGAGCCGGCCGATACGATCGGTACCCGTAGTGGATGTAGACCTGGGCCGAGGCGCTGGAGCCCCCGGCACAGAGCCCGACGCCGACGAGAGCCAAT
Coding sequences within:
- a CDS encoding extracellular solute-binding protein; the encoded protein is MRCPGSCALLLVGTAVLGCGKKAVVSPPAVELTVWHTFNTEETGTFNRVLERVREAHPGVRIWSTIVPFSRAQASFLRAVEGCGPGAPDLFRAELPWLPELVERGLVRAAPSSIPGETAYEPVARALARYRGQRWALPASLDGLALLYNRRLIAQPPRTLSELVETARKLTTDERGRHPGEEGFTPARVARWGFYVRAESYWFLPVLWGLDGDLLDPRRGQIFVDRPEASGALGFYRDLIHVHHVAPPNPGLASDYDDQLRRFGQGEVAMIFNGPWSTSAILATSAFREAQNLGVAPLPVGRAGKPVALLSGHGFVVSRCARRPELAWRVAAALTDHAAQREFARANTLLPTMSAVYGDPALGERGLVRKFRAALDGARLRPAHPFWTRIFDDFTPAVEAVLLGDAEPGEALAGVARAWRRGLGSRAREARHGGRAARDGAP